ggaGGACTCACTGATTTTTTAGGATACGCACATCAAACTCTAAAGAATGGCCGTTTGGTTCACCTCTATCCTCACAATAGTTTTATCATTATTTACTCAggtattattttatctttataacTTAATATGAATTATTTCGGAATATAAAAATGCTGCATTGCTTTAGTTTTGCTCACAATTCATATCTTTGTATAGGTTCAGGGATCAGGTGTGTTCGAGCTGGATCTCCATCACTTTCAGAATACTAAAGGTTTGCTGGCAAACGGACTCAGCTGCAGCATGAGCGGCTGCAGGACTTATTTCAGGGTTTGCTTGAAGAACTTTCAGAAGCCGGTGTCTCCCGGACGCTGCATATTCGGCCAAGCGGCCACACCTGTCCTGGGCACCGACTCCTTCAGCATCCGGCCGGACGCCAGGCTGCGTCTACCGCTCAACTTCACCTGGCCGGTAAGAGAGCACCAGCCCCGGCGCAAGGACGCATGGcttcgcacgcacacacacaaacatatgtcGATTAGGCATAGtataatataaatgataatgataatataaaaataatgattaagCAATAAACTGAACGATATGCGAGATAAATAACCAGGCGTCCTCACAAGGTCCAAAGGTTCCACTGAAAACATGTTATtcgatgaaaaaaaaactaactggATAGCCTATTTTATCAAATTAACATAAAACAACATGCACCACAATTAATTAAATACAACATctatgttttacatttcatagaaatacatatttatcaAAGCCAAATGTTGTACAGCAGACGGAACGTGGTTTATTGTGCTCCAGTGTTGGGCGTAAAAGTCAGATGGCAGATTTTATTCTCATATATTCAAGTATTCAGATATCAACTAACTTATTAATAACTTATTAACTATTAGTACAACTTCtctatatatgtaaatatatattcatttaggGTGATATTTATTTCTTGACTTTTTCCCCGCAGGGTGCTTTCTCCCTAGTTATTGAAGCCTGGTATTCTCCTGCAGCGGACCCACCTGGAGGTGAGGACTCGTTGCACAACTCTTAGTCCACCAGTAGAGGGAGATATGCAGTATAAAGCCTATACATTGCCTATCACACATTTTAATCTGTAGCCCTCAATCAACGCATTTAAGTGCTGGCAAGTGCATCTGGCGTGTTCAGCGTCATGGATCCGTGTTTGTTAGGATGCCTTATGAGTCACACGACAATTCCTCCCAGTCACATCTGTCCAACACAATCACACTtcccctgttttatttttggccTGCATGGGAAAGTGTGCAGGCCCGAGTGAGAATGTGAAGCCCTGCCAAAAAATCCCATTGATAGCCCTTTCCTGGATTTTacacctttttttgtttggatgctTCAGTGGGGGGGAAATAATGGTCACAAGTGAAGAGAAGAGGACATTTCATGAGTTCCCACGCTATTAGATTAATGAATCACTGATTTGAATTTATAACAACATCTTCTTCCTGTAATCATAAcctttcaaatgtttttcttccgCAGACACCACCAGCCCTGATTTCTTGATTGGCTCTTATGCCATCCAAAGACAATTGGGAATAGGGCATGAGTGGTCCCAGGATGGGACCACTCACGGGACGCAGACGGAGCTAAGGTACTCATACCGGTTCATCTGCAATGAACATTACTACGGGGACACTTGTTCCAAAATATGCACACCGAGAGACGACCATTTTGGCCACTACACCTGCAACCCTGATGGGCAAATAGCCTGTCTGCCGGGATGGAAGGGAGAATACTGCCAAGAACGTAAGCAAGAGTAAAGACACCATATggacactttttcttttctttgtttgtgatAAAGAAGGTCAAGAGTCAGCTTTTAGGCAAAGGGTCCACACTGCTGCTTAATGAAGTAAATTAGGcctgaaatgaaactgaaacacaatgaGAACAAAGTTTTTTGTGCCTTTGATTCACATCAAAGCGacatattttgtaaataaattgtAAGCATCACATGTTAAGCTTCCTTTACAGTTTTATTGTCGTGACCTCAGGTGTTTGGTTTCCGGTAGAGGAGGCGTTCAGTTGAAACACGCACGCGGAAGTGCACAGCTTTTGGCGCACTTTCTCTGCGGGCGCGCGCAGTTTTAATCCGGGGCGGTGGTCGCGCAGCAGCACGCGCCGAGGTTAATCGCGGCATTATCGGCCGCCACGCGCCACTAAATTGCGGCCCTCCATTGTTGAGGCGGTGTAGGGTGGCAGCTGCACGCGGGACTCGGACAGCCCACCGATAACAATGGGGCAGCtgtcctgcttttttttatttatctgaaaaCAAGCATCTGCTCCACAACCGAGCTGCCGTTTTAACACTAGATATGAACCCATGCAAAATCACtggcacataaacacaaattataTTTGTCCACTGATAAGGTCAGGTAACAGCAGGGTTTATTTTACTAGGTGATAAAATCCTTATCAACTGCTTGTTGTAAATGCAAATCTCCAGGTTTAAATatccatgttgttttttccagcAATCTGTCTTGATGGCTGCAATGAGAGGAATGGAAACTGTACATTGCCCGGAGAGTGCAAGTGAGTATTCtacttttttaattaagatTATTAAATATTCTGTCATGGAGGGATCCTCAATCATAACACACAATgatcaacatttaaaattactaGGTCTTGAGAATATACCAAGAACAGattaacaaatatataatatattactattattaatattagtttATTGTTATTGGGGTTTACCGGTTTATCTGGGTGTATGTTTGCCGACAtaaaaacttttgttttacagaataaacaatgcataaaagatacatatttatttttataatttatgtAAACATGTAACTTTAAGTTCCATatgtttagttttcatttctttctttttatttacagttatcaaaataaagcttatagttaaaCAAGcctcacttttacttttactctaaTGAGTATTGCATATCATATCCTTATTTTGTATTACGTATTTATCGGTATTAACCAGTAAGAACCTATGTAATCATGGATACAATATACAACATGACCATgggtgtgagtctgtgtgtatgtgtgtgtgagccagaAGTCATGTTGAACTGTTTAATGTGTGAACAGGTGCAGAGAGGGCTGGCAGGGACTCTTTTGTGATGTGTGTAAACTCCATCCGTCCTGTAAACATGGTACCTGTAAAGAGCCGTGGCAGTGCACCTGCAAAGAAGGCTGGGGAGGCATCTTTTGTGACCAAGGTGTGTTACTATACTTTCTCTGAGctgcaaaaatgaaagaaagctAACTAAGGAAACGgcatgaaatgtttttactCTAAATAAAAGCCTCAATATAGCACCTCTGGTTCCTTCAGTGATGTTTCCACCCATTTGTTTTCAGATCTGAACTACTGCACCCATCACAAACCCTGTGCCAACGGGGCCACATGCATGAACACGGGCCACGGCAGCTACACCTGCACCTGCTTGCCAGGCTTCAACGGGGTCGACTGTGATTTAGAGGTCAGGGAGTGTCACAGCCAGCCCTGTCACAACGGAGGCCGCTGCCTGGTGAGTGCggaagtctctctctctcctttcccaCAACACAGgctttcctgtttttgttttcgcCTCAGTATATCTGCTTGTCCAGGAGGATGCTATCGATTGTCAAGTCACTGGTTGACCCAGTTCACAGAGCGTGTTCTGAAAATAGAATACAGACTGAGGATAATGGGGTTTGTTGGGGCCAGTCTGGAACAGGATGCGAttaataaaacatctgaaagGGAGCATTTTGATAAACTTTATATCCTTTCTCCCTGCAGGACTCTAACGACGGCTATAGGTGTGAATGCCTGCCGGGGTTCGAAGGGACTCGCTGTGAGAACAAGATGCTGACCTGTGCAGACACACCCTGCTTCCACAGTGGCAGGTGCAAAGAGAGGGATCATGGGAACAGCTACATATGTGAGTGTCCAGCAGGATACACTGGACTCAACTGTGAGATGAGGGTGGATAAATGTACCTCACTGCAATGCGCCAACGGTAATACATCATTCCCTCTGCATGAAAAAAAATTCTTCTCTCTATGAATATTTGTGTTAGAAATAATATATACGAGAGAGGCGTCTacaataatgttttgttttcaatagGTGGACATTGTGTGGCCCACGGTAACCTGCGAATGTGCAGCTGTCGCTCAGGCTTCACAGGAATCCGCTGTGAGATCAACATCAACGACTGCGCCCCAAACCCCTGTGCAAACGGCTCCACCTGCATCGACAGCATTAATGACTACACCTGCGCCTGCCCCCTGGGGTACACGGGCCGCCACTGCGACAAGCCCACAGACCGCTGTGCCTCTTGGCCCTGCTTGAATGGAGGGACCTGCACCGCGGGAGCCACAGGCCAGCCGGCCTGCCTCTGCCCTGCCCATCACAGCGGACCCCAGTGCCAGTCCAGCGATGTGCCTTTAGCCAACACCCCCAGCCCAAACATAGGCTGGGAGTCCAATGACAAGCTGAGCCTGGCAGCCATCAGCTTGGGAGCAGGCCTGGTGGCTTTACTGGTGCTTTTCTGCATGGTCGTGGTGCTAATACGTCACATcaggaagcagagaaacaagGAGCGGGACTCAGAGACTATGAACAACCTCTCCAAGGTGGACTTTCAGAAAGACAACCTCATCTCTTCTCTAGACCTCAAGAATACTAATAAAAAGATAGATCTGGAGGTGGACTGTCCCAGGGAAAAGTCgaatcacaaacacatcaacCACTACCACCTGGACTATAAAACCTCTATGGGGTACAAGGACGAAATGTCCCTTTTGGACAAAgatgaaaactgtgaaaagaCGAGAGAAGACAAAAAGCATCTGAGTAGAATGTACAGGTGAGTGGacacacattttcattgcaGTTCCTTTTCATTTCCGTTGTGTTTTCTGGAGTATGTATTTGTCATTGAGTAGTAACGAAGTAACGGACACAAAGATCTGAAAATGTTgatcaaaagaaaaatcaaggtTCAGTGTAAGACACATACTCAGTAACTGTTATGATGTATCTTTACTTTACAGTGAAAGACCAGAGTGTAGAATATCGACAATATGTTCTTCCAGAGATTCGATGTACCAGTCCGTCTTTGTAATAGCAGAGGAGAAAAACGAATGCATCATTGCAACTGAGGTAAGTTTTGTCACAATTCATTTCATTCAGCTTGTGACCTGCATTGTTTCTGCTTGAGTGATTTTCACCTTTCATCTCATTTGTCTATCGTCTCCTCTCTCAGGTATAATACATGGAAGGCATTATGTATCATCCACGTTTGGATTTCCTTTGGACTGTTTACACGTGTGGAGAGACTgggatttatttaaatgaaagttGCTGCTCTTGAAAAAACTTGATAACTGGATGGAGCCGGTGTGCTCGTCGAATGCAATAGTACTAAAAGCCTCTAAACTTTGTGAGAATgtaaagactgaaaaaaaataCGACTGCAGGAAATAATGAGCAAATCTGACTTGTGGATGCGCCTTTGATGTTTTTCCACTCAAACCCTTGTCGGCTCCGTCCAAGTTCGTCCGAGGGCAACAAACCGAGACGCTCATGCCTGCGTGTTGATTGAGAAGAAAAGGACTATATCTTCACGTGCTCCTCCCCACCTTAATGCAGTAATCAACAATCAACAAATCAACTTACTGCCAACAAGCCTGTGGAGGTAGCCAGCCTTTTCCATGTTTTTGTGGCCTGCAACGCGCtatgcaaacaaacagggggtgggggggggaaatcagcATTGTGCTAAATGAAAAAAGGGACAACTACTGAAAACGGTTCATTTTTGAAGAATAAGGTtatcagttttcattttttgtaaatcaaatcctttttttaaaataaagattgtATGAAGCCAAGATCAGAAAGCCTTATATACATGTTTAAACAAAACATTGTGCCCCGCCTTATCTTGATTCCTTTGCACAGCAACGTGGAGATAAATGGAAGATCAAAAGATGCAATACGCTATAGCGCCATGCAGAGAAAGTCATGATAGGGCCTTGTTTTACCTTATGCAAGATCACCCTtagataaagacaaagaaatacaTGAAGTGACTATCGTACCAAGGACGCCTTCAGAGGAAATTACTGAActaataatgttattttgtaAGATTAGTATTCCATTAGTAATTTAAGATTATGAAGCACTGATCTCTCTCTATGTTTTATACGATTattttgtatatactgtatatttatatgtggaGATTAGAAGTATGATTTGTACATCTGTTTTTAAGTGGATGTCCCCAAAAaggtgaatttatttttaaagtgtctgttggtgttttattttattgttattatttttgttttgttatataaaagaagaaaacaatgaatACATATCTGGTACACTGCTTGTTTGTTGGTCTTCGGTGGTTGAGTGTACATGTGGTCAGATAGCGATCCTAATTTCAATGTTGGAATCATCTAGAAACCTTACATGTGTGTCAGCTGGTGTGGAAGTGGCTTCTACAGCGTCTACAGATGCAGTCGTATATACTGTATTCGGCCCGGTAGCAGTTCTAATGACTCCGTGCCTACTGTATGTCCTGTGTCAGTGTGATGTGAAATCAAATGTGCTAACAATCATTCAGTGGACAGTGTTGTAATTGGCCTGGAAATGTaaggaaatacacaaacaaaaaaaaaagatatatatttaaaaacaatctgtATGTGAAAATGAAGAGTCTGTGTGATCTTTCTACTTCAAACTGCTTCTCTGAACATCTTTGAGTAACCGTTAGCTCTTACGTACACCAGAAATGAGATATGATGTCTGGTGATAAGTGATCGGCCAGTGGCTGTAAGCTGAGAGGGGGGCAGggaatggagggggggggggggggggggaggcgtcAAGAATTTTAACCAGTAAGAAAATCTGTATATGCCCTTAAGTGTAAGCAGCAGCAAACAGGGGCCCACATAGGCCCAGCTGCTGCCAAGCCTCCATGAATGAGAGAGTCATAACAAACCAGCCAATCCCTGTCACTTTGAACACGGTGTTCTTTATTCACCTGACCCCTTCCAACTAATGTCCCAGCAGGAACGGAGCTATGTCTCCACCCACCACATGGGGGCAGTGAGCTTTGTGTGAAAGTACTCCACTGTAAAATCTTAGCTCATCAAATATCATGCACAGTGAGTGTTCGGCCTTCGCGGTCACACCGGTGCACTGGACACATCGATGCAGAACACAGACACCTAATGAGCTTACGGGAGAACAGATATAACAGTCCCAGCTATTAATAGGTAATGTGATTATACCTGCTGGACTATCACTGACTGTTTGACCCTGAGGGATAGAAAAAGGGAATAACATGGTAATGAATTGGAAAATTAATGCAGTAATTACTGTGCAATCTGCTGACTAAGGCACtttatattcatttgtttgGATCTACAGTGGGTTGCTTTCACTGCATGAAATAAGATAAGACAGAACTTTACCTGATTTCAAGATTATTGATTTTGCTCCAAAGTTTGAGTAACACAggacaaaaagaataaaaagtaaaaaaagagtgaaacataaaaatattttgtgtaaGGCTGAGTAAGAGAAAACCGGTGCctgaataaataacaatacaggcaagcttttaaaaaatatacaagaataaagtaaaaactaCACTAAAATAAGAATAGAAAAAGTACTACACGAGATAGGAAGTAAGTATTGcacatgaaaatgaatgtaatgTTACACATGatataagataatcctttaaaTATCCCACAACCAGGAAATTTACTATTATACTATACATAATTGTAGAAGTGATATtgtacatgaaataaaacagtaatattcttttttcttctttataacTTTTGTGAAACTTGTATGCActagaagaaagaaagaaagaaaggaaggaaggaaagaagacaggaaggaagaaagaaagaacgaaaTGTAATAGAAATAGAGCTGGTAAAAAAACAGTTCAACATGAAATCTCTCCTCTAGAAAAATTCCCAGATCCACATGCTAATAATACCTGCCACTACTAAACCGACACTGATTGGTTCATCCGTTATCTGAGCCCGCCTTTTGCCCAATTTCATTGGTCGAGACCGCCTGGCTCTGACGTCGTCTGAACAACAAATacacgtgttttttttaccagaagatACAGAAGAGAAACTCCTCTCATGCTGGCAGCGTCCGGTAACCGACTCTACTCTCTCTAAGAAACGGTACCAGGGTTTGTTAAAAGGTGATTACAGACTGTGTGATGTGCTGGAATGTGTAGGGCAGTAGAAAGACGAGTGGAAACACCAGagagctgctgtctgtctccacaAGGAGCCAcatataccttttttttttttttaaacacagcccATAATGAAGCCTCAGGACATCATGAAGGAAAAGAGCAGCCTGTGGATATTTGGATACGGATCCTTAGTGTGGAAACCTGGGTTTGCTTATAAAAGGAGCAGCATCGGTCACATTAAAGGATACAAGAGACGATTCTGGCATGGAGATGATTTCTACAGAGGGGACAAGGAAAAGGTGAGATACATActacatttaccatttaataaTATTTCCTGATGACTTTAATGTGATTTTTCCTTATTATTTTTCTACTTATTGTGTGTTGTTATGAAGTAAATCACTTGTTGGTGTTGTTtgattttcactgtgtgtgtccttgtcgTCCGCAGCCAGGCAGAGTTGTCACACtggtggaggatgaggaggtaaGCATGAAGCTCTCAGTCTATTTTAATACCATGCACACGACAGCAGGGAGTAGAAGTGAATTCTATCCCTATATATCCCGTCTATAGCCTACTACATACTATTCTATTTATATTACCTTCTATACCATTACTCTTCTCTGAAAAACACCAGAGAAAGGGGATATTTCTTTAACCCCAGTCACCGGAGCTGATGAAGTTGGTGTTTTGAAAACTTCCTCGGTTCAAGAGTGTCTATTTACTATAATAGCAAAGAATTCCTTCTTGAAAGCCAGTTTTTACTTTGGTGTGCCACATTACGATTTTAGATAAATAGATTCGATAGATCAGATAGATTAGACAGATCCACTTTATTGTCCACATCAGTGGAAATTTGGTTTCTCTCCGCACAGAAGTCAAAAGTACATGaagaaacatacaaaatatatgaTGTACAATAGAGCAACATAAAAAGTGCAATGGACAGGTGGCAGATCATTTTCAGTGGCCTCGTCTGGTCACCACGATTTACAAAAAGTTCTGGACTTGTCTGAAAATGAAGAGGGAATCGGTACCATTGAAATGATCACTTAGGTCATGAAACATTTTAGTCAAACCATAgctataaaaatgaataatcaGTTTCGTTGAGTCTCAGTGATTCATCCATGATTCttccatttgttattttttccacCGATGGTTTTCTATGCTAAATATTTGCCTGAGGTGTTGGCAGAATACTCAGATGAGCTCTCCTACATTTCACTCTACAGTCCCCCGCCATTATCATTTAATCATTCTGTGCTCTCTAGTgaatctccctctctctctgtctgttctctctgcagGCTTGCACATGGGGCGTGGCCTACGAAGTCACTGACTCCCAGATTGAAGAATCCCTTCAGTACCTGAAAATGAGAGAGGTGGTGTTGGGCGGCTATATAACACAGATGGTGGAGTTCATCCCCAAGGACAAAGGCCAAGCTCCACTGCTGGCCCTCGTCTACATCGCCACCTCTAACAACCCCATCTACCTGGGGCCGGCCTCGGACAAGGAGATCGCTGCCCAGATCACCATCTGCAGGGGCAACACGGGCCACAACATCGAGTACCTGGTCCGGCTGGTGGAGTTCATGAGGCTGTCCTGCCCCGAGGTGGAGGATGAGCACCTCTTCTCCATCGAGGCAGCGGTTCTGAACATTTTCAGTGACTGTGGGGGGATCAAGCCCCCAGA
The sequence above is drawn from the Hippoglossus hippoglossus isolate fHipHip1 chromosome 22, fHipHip1.pri, whole genome shotgun sequence genome and encodes:
- the LOC117756486 gene encoding glutathione-specific gamma-glutamylcyclotransferase 1-like, whose translation is MKPQDIMKEKSSLWIFGYGSLVWKPGFAYKRSSIGHIKGYKRRFWHGDDFYRGDKEKPGRVVTLVEDEEACTWGVAYEVTDSQIEESLQYLKMREVVLGGYITQMVEFIPKDKGQAPLLALVYIATSNNPIYLGPASDKEIAAQITICRGNTGHNIEYLVRLVEFMRLSCPEVEDEHLFSIEAAVLNIFSDCGGIKPPDQKPMLLGAT
- the LOC117755763 gene encoding delta-like protein 4 codes for the protein MAVWFTSILTIVLSLFTQVQGSGVFELDLHHFQNTKGLLANGLSCSMSGCRTYFRVCLKNFQKPVSPGRCIFGQAATPVLGTDSFSIRPDARLRLPLNFTWPGAFSLVIEAWYSPAADPPGDTTSPDFLIGSYAIQRQLGIGHEWSQDGTTHGTQTELRYSYRFICNEHYYGDTCSKICTPRDDHFGHYTCNPDGQIACLPGWKGEYCQEPICLDGCNERNGNCTLPGECKCREGWQGLFCDVCKLHPSCKHGTCKEPWQCTCKEGWGGIFCDQDLNYCTHHKPCANGATCMNTGHGSYTCTCLPGFNGVDCDLEVRECHSQPCHNGGRCLDSNDGYRCECLPGFEGTRCENKMLTCADTPCFHSGRCKERDHGNSYICECPAGYTGLNCEMRVDKCTSLQCANGGHCVAHGNLRMCSCRSGFTGIRCEININDCAPNPCANGSTCIDSINDYTCACPLGYTGRHCDKPTDRCASWPCLNGGTCTAGATGQPACLCPAHHSGPQCQSSDVPLANTPSPNIGWESNDKLSLAAISLGAGLVALLVLFCMVVVLIRHIRKQRNKERDSETMNNLSKVDFQKDNLISSLDLKNTNKKIDLEVDCPREKSNHKHINHYHLDYKTSMGYKDEMSLLDKDENCEKTREDKKHLSRMYSERPECRISTICSSRDSMYQSVFVIAEEKNECIIATEV